In Devosia sp. XK-2, one DNA window encodes the following:
- a CDS encoding DUF924 family protein, which translates to MQSHQAVIDFWFVEHGYDDWFGGKPEFDAALAARFANLHPQVARGEAWTWRESPEGRLAEIIVLDQFSRQLHRGSAEAFAQDKMALALAQEATAGGHDMAVEHEWAMFFYMPYMHAESLIIQNEGVGLFEAYGNQDALDFMVKHRDTIARFSRFPFRNKALGRQSTAEEEAYMAEMGDRVF; encoded by the coding sequence ATGCAATCCCATCAGGCCGTCATAGATTTCTGGTTCGTCGAGCACGGTTACGACGACTGGTTCGGCGGCAAGCCCGAATTTGATGCGGCGCTGGCCGCCCGCTTTGCCAATCTGCATCCGCAGGTGGCTCGCGGCGAGGCCTGGACCTGGCGCGAAAGCCCGGAAGGGCGGCTGGCCGAAATCATCGTGCTCGATCAGTTCTCCCGCCAGCTCCATCGCGGCAGCGCCGAGGCCTTCGCCCAGGACAAGATGGCGCTAGCGCTGGCCCAGGAGGCCACTGCCGGCGGCCATGACATGGCCGTCGAGCATGAATGGGCTATGTTCTTCTACATGCCCTATATGCACGCCGAGTCTCTGATCATTCAGAACGAAGGCGTTGGGCTGTTCGAGGCCTATGGCAACCAGGACGCTCTCGACTTCATGGTCAAGCATCGTGACACCATCGCCCGCTTCTCCCGTTTCCCCTTCCGCAACAAGGCCTTGGGGCGGCAGAGTACGGCCGAAGAGGAAGCCTATATGGCGGAAATGGGCGACCGGGTTTTCTGA